The following proteins are co-located in the Streptomyces sp. NBC_01198 genome:
- a CDS encoding SigB/SigF/SigG family RNA polymerase sigma factor: MTVSTHGTGTTTGSAQALRGVPATGGLPFVEEAGKVAPKDARELSKLFFDGLQSLEEGTAAYSYARSTLIEMNMSLVRFCSRRFRGRGPEEMEDILQVGTIGLIKAIDRFDLSREVEFTTFAVPYIVGEMKRFFRDTSWAVHVPRRLQELRVELAKARDHLTAVLDTPPSVPELAAYLELTEDEVIEGLVASNGYTAGSIDLPSGDEGEDAGRSYADTFGALDPAMELVEDFHALAPMLGRLDDRQRLILQMRFGQEMTQAEIGAELGYSQMHVSRLISRTLATLRAGMLTEK; encoded by the coding sequence ATGACGGTATCCACGCACGGCACGGGAACAACGACAGGATCGGCTCAGGCCCTCCGCGGCGTTCCGGCCACGGGCGGACTGCCGTTCGTCGAGGAGGCGGGCAAGGTCGCGCCGAAGGACGCCCGGGAACTGTCGAAGCTGTTCTTCGACGGGCTGCAGTCGCTCGAAGAGGGCACGGCGGCGTACTCGTACGCACGCAGCACGCTTATCGAGATGAACATGTCGCTGGTGCGGTTCTGCTCGCGCCGCTTCCGGGGGCGCGGCCCGGAGGAGATGGAGGACATCCTCCAGGTCGGCACCATCGGCCTGATCAAGGCCATCGACCGGTTCGACCTGAGCCGCGAGGTGGAGTTCACCACCTTCGCCGTCCCCTACATCGTCGGCGAGATGAAGCGGTTCTTCCGTGACACCTCCTGGGCCGTCCACGTGCCGCGCCGGCTCCAGGAGCTGCGTGTCGAGCTGGCCAAGGCCCGCGACCACCTCACCGCCGTACTGGACACCCCGCCCAGCGTCCCCGAGCTGGCCGCCTACCTCGAACTCACCGAGGACGAGGTCATCGAGGGCCTGGTCGCCTCCAACGGCTACACCGCCGGCTCCATCGACCTGCCCAGCGGTGACGAGGGGGAGGACGCCGGCCGCTCCTACGCGGACACCTTCGGTGCCCTGGACCCGGCCATGGAACTGGTCGAGGACTTCCATGCGCTGGCACCCATGCTCGGCCGGCTGGACGACCGGCAGCGTCTGATCCTGCAGATGCGCTTCGGGCAGGAGATGACGCAGGCGGAGATCGGTGCCGAACTGGGCTACTCCCAGATGCACGTCTCCCGGCTGATCTCCCGCACGCTGGCCACGCTGCGCGCCGGGATGCTCACCGAGAAGTAA
- a CDS encoding NADPH-dependent FMN reductase codes for MTKIGIILGSTRPGRNGEAVARWVYDIAAQRSDAEFELVDLLDYKLPHLDEIVPPSMGQYAQPHTLAWASKIASFDGFIMVTPEYNHSTSGALKNAIDFLYAEWNNKAVGFVSYGSVGGARAVEHLRLIAGELQLADVRSQVALSLFTDFENFSQFKPGPHQADVLGTTIDQVVAWSEALAPLRAK; via the coding sequence GTGACCAAGATCGGCATCATCCTCGGCAGCACCCGTCCCGGCCGCAACGGCGAAGCCGTCGCCCGCTGGGTGTACGACATCGCCGCTCAGCGCAGCGACGCGGAGTTCGAGCTCGTCGACCTGCTGGACTACAAGCTGCCGCACCTCGACGAGATCGTCCCGCCGTCGATGGGGCAGTACGCGCAGCCGCACACGCTGGCATGGGCGAGCAAGATCGCCTCCTTCGACGGCTTCATCATGGTGACCCCGGAGTACAACCACTCCACCTCGGGCGCCCTGAAGAACGCCATCGACTTCCTCTACGCCGAGTGGAACAACAAGGCCGTCGGCTTCGTCAGCTACGGCTCGGTCGGCGGCGCCCGCGCCGTCGAGCACCTGCGCCTGATCGCGGGGGAGCTGCAGCTGGCCGACGTGCGCTCGCAGGTCGCCCTGTCGCTGTTCACCGACTTCGAGAACTTCAGCCAGTTCAAGCCCGGCCCGCACCAGGCCGACGTCCTCGGCACCACGATCGACCAGGTCGTGGCCTGGAGCGAGGCGCTGGCCCCGCTCCGCGCGAAGTGA
- a CDS encoding ATP-binding protein — translation MTPADGGHELPIESNDGVVRARQLVRTLAQECRLSLVEQTKLVTAASELARNTLTYGGGGMMIAAVVEVHGRRGVRAVFTDQGPGILDLELALTDGWTSGSGMGLGLSGSRRLVDDFTIETAPGQGTTVTIAKWAR, via the coding sequence GTGACGCCGGCCGACGGGGGGCACGAACTGCCGATCGAGTCGAACGACGGCGTGGTGCGAGCCCGCCAGCTCGTCCGTACCCTCGCGCAGGAGTGCCGCCTGTCGCTGGTCGAACAGACCAAGCTCGTCACCGCGGCGAGCGAACTGGCGCGCAACACGCTGACCTACGGCGGCGGCGGGATGATGATCGCGGCTGTCGTCGAGGTCCACGGCCGGCGAGGGGTACGGGCGGTCTTCACCGACCAGGGCCCCGGCATCCTGGACCTGGAACTGGCCCTCACCGACGGCTGGACGTCGGGCAGCGGCATGGGACTCGGCCTGTCCGGGTCGCGCCGCCTGGTCGACGACTTCACCATCGAGACGGCGCCGGGACAGGGCACCACGGTGACCATCGCCAAGTGGGCCCGGTGA
- a CDS encoding STAS domain-containing protein has protein sequence MSVPDRDLAAEWVSVVATSLAGRVSRAEVDRELRELYAALLGTLRKGGSDPHGEEFAEVRALLSELSRSRARQGFTPTETATGVFALKSVLEPVLADREADVPAYLELSRLLDALGLFTVEVYARTREELISAQAEQLLELSTPVVKLWDGVIGVPLVGTLDSARTMVVMEKMLQALIDTGSDQAIIDITGVPAVDTQVAQHLLKTVVAARLMGAECAISGIRPQIAQTIVALGIDFGDIVTKATLADALRHAIRRSGAATLPASGTSPAR, from the coding sequence ATGTCCGTTCCGGACCGGGATCTGGCCGCGGAGTGGGTGTCCGTGGTCGCGACCTCGCTGGCGGGCCGGGTCAGCCGGGCCGAGGTCGACCGCGAGCTGCGGGAGCTGTACGCGGCGCTGCTCGGCACCCTGCGCAAGGGCGGCTCCGACCCGCACGGCGAGGAGTTCGCCGAGGTGCGGGCGCTGCTGTCGGAGCTTTCGCGCAGCCGGGCCCGGCAGGGGTTCACCCCCACCGAGACCGCGACCGGCGTTTTCGCGCTGAAGTCGGTGCTGGAGCCGGTACTGGCCGACCGCGAGGCGGACGTCCCGGCGTATCTCGAGCTCTCCCGGCTGCTGGACGCGCTGGGCCTGTTCACCGTGGAGGTGTACGCCAGGACGCGCGAGGAGCTGATCAGCGCCCAGGCCGAGCAGCTGCTCGAACTGTCCACCCCCGTGGTCAAGCTCTGGGACGGCGTGATCGGGGTGCCGCTGGTCGGCACGCTGGACTCGGCGCGGACGATGGTCGTCATGGAGAAGATGCTCCAGGCGCTCATCGACACCGGTTCCGACCAGGCCATCATCGACATCACCGGGGTACCGGCGGTGGACACCCAGGTGGCACAGCACCTCCTCAAGACGGTCGTCGCCGCGCGGCTGATGGGTGCCGAGTGCGCGATATCCGGCATCCGCCCGCAGATCGCGCAGACCATCGTCGCGCTGGGTATCGACTTCGGGGACATCGTCACCAAGGCCACCCTCGCCGACGCCCTGCGCCACGCGATCAGGCGCTCCGGCGCCGCGACGCTCCCGGCCAGCGGAACGAGCCCCGCCCGATGA
- a CDS encoding LLM class flavin-dependent oxidoreductase, protein MSTPVPPFPESVTLGLDTFGDVPHDDQGQPLTHGAAIRGLVEEGVLADRTGLDHFGIGEHHTDWMPLSAADVVLGAIAARTSRIRLGSAVTVISSDDPVRVFQRYATLDAVSGGRAEVILGRGSSTESFPLFGYELRDYEQLFEEKIALFAELLKEEPVTWSGSTRAPLDGLSVYPHTESGTIPTWVGVGGSPQSVVRTARHGFGLMLAIIGGDVARFAPFSELYGRALEEFGRPARPVGVHAPGHVAGTDEQAWEEFLPHLERAMRRVSAERGFRAPGRADLMRDVAPGGALHVGSPETVARKIAGTLRTLGATRFDLKYGMPGMRHSTVLTSVELYGAKVAPLVRDMLSES, encoded by the coding sequence ATGAGCACACCCGTCCCGCCCTTCCCCGAGTCCGTGACCCTCGGCCTGGACACCTTCGGCGACGTCCCGCACGACGATCAGGGGCAGCCGCTCACCCACGGCGCGGCCATCCGCGGGCTCGTGGAGGAGGGCGTACTGGCCGACCGGACCGGCCTCGACCACTTCGGCATCGGCGAGCACCACACCGACTGGATGCCGCTGTCGGCGGCCGACGTCGTCCTCGGCGCGATCGCCGCCCGCACCTCGCGCATCCGGCTGGGCTCCGCGGTGACCGTGATCAGCTCGGACGACCCGGTGCGCGTCTTCCAGCGCTACGCCACCCTCGACGCCGTCTCCGGCGGCCGCGCCGAGGTGATCCTCGGCCGGGGGTCGAGTACCGAGTCCTTCCCGCTCTTCGGATACGAGCTGCGCGACTACGAGCAGCTCTTCGAGGAGAAGATCGCCCTGTTCGCCGAGCTGCTCAAGGAGGAGCCGGTCACCTGGTCGGGCAGCACGCGCGCGCCGCTCGACGGCCTGTCCGTCTACCCGCACACCGAGTCGGGCACGATCCCGACCTGGGTCGGCGTCGGCGGCAGCCCGCAGTCGGTGGTGCGCACCGCCCGCCACGGCTTCGGCCTGATGCTCGCGATCATCGGCGGCGACGTGGCGCGTTTCGCGCCGTTCTCCGAGCTGTACGGCCGGGCTCTGGAGGAGTTCGGCCGACCGGCACGGCCGGTGGGCGTCCACGCGCCCGGGCACGTGGCGGGCACCGACGAGCAGGCGTGGGAGGAGTTCCTGCCGCACCTGGAGCGGGCGATGCGCAGGGTGTCCGCCGAGCGCGGCTTCCGCGCCCCCGGCCGGGCCGACCTGATGCGGGACGTGGCGCCGGGCGGTGCGCTGCACGTGGGGTCGCCCGAGACGGTGGCCCGCAAGATCGCCGGCACCCTCAGGACCCTCGGCGCGACCCGCTTCGACCTGAAGTACGGGATGCCCGGCATGCGGCACTCCACCGTCCTCACCAGCGTGGAGCTGTACGGCGCCAAGGTCGCCCCGCTGGTGCGGGACATGCTCAGCGAGAGCTGA
- a CDS encoding L-threonylcarbamoyladenylate synthase translates to MARYFDVHPENPQPRIISAVADSLRSGALVAYPTDSCYALGCQLGNRDGIDRIRSIRNLDERHHFTLVCQNFAQLGQFVQIDNDVFRAIKAATPGSYTFILPATREVPRQLLHPKKKTVGVRIPDHVVTQALLAELGEPLVSSTLLLPDEAEPMTQGWEIKERLDHVVDAVVDSGDCGTEPTTVVDFSSGEAEILRRGAGDHARFE, encoded by the coding sequence ATGGCACGATACTTCGACGTACACCCGGAAAACCCCCAGCCGCGCATCATCAGCGCGGTGGCCGACAGCCTCCGCTCCGGCGCCCTCGTCGCGTACCCGACGGACTCCTGCTACGCCCTGGGCTGCCAGCTGGGCAACCGGGACGGCATCGACCGCATCCGGTCGATCAGGAACCTCGACGAGCGGCACCACTTCACCCTGGTCTGCCAGAACTTCGCGCAGCTCGGCCAGTTCGTGCAGATCGACAACGACGTCTTCCGGGCCATCAAGGCGGCGACCCCGGGCAGCTACACCTTCATCCTGCCGGCGACCAGGGAGGTGCCGCGCCAGCTGCTGCACCCCAAGAAGAAGACCGTCGGCGTCCGGATCCCCGACCATGTCGTGACCCAGGCGCTGCTCGCCGAGCTCGGCGAGCCGCTGGTCTCCAGCACCCTGCTGCTGCCCGACGAGGCCGAGCCGATGACGCAGGGCTGGGAGATCAAGGAACGCCTCGACCACGTGGTGGACGCCGTGGTCGACTCGGGCGACTGCGGCACCGAACCCACCACGGTGGTCGACTTCTCCAGCGGCGAGGCCGAGATCCTCCGGCGCGGCGCCGGCGACCACGCACGCTTCGAGTGA
- a CDS encoding prenyltransferase/squalene oxidase repeat-containing protein, with amino-acid sequence MLRLVPRRRPGRPRTAVLLAAAALTFGSVAAGLVSAAVPAHADPIGDCTPTDGAIVAVDFGPWDGPVLRGCDAHPTTGMDLLHNAGFTTTGTVHDGPGFICRIGNDGFDGATQYPTPADDDCVLTPPADAYWSFWTARAGQDTWTYSPLGALGDHPADGEVEAWVFGPTDIGGSTGGPAFTPASVRAGGATPPTTTPPSTAPTTPPTTGGGTADVAAAAQWLTGQLTDGDHVFDGSGTDYAATANTAIALAAAGGPDTTIRAIDSFLTAHADDYLLPDATVSVPSPAAAANLALLTEVLGGDPTGVGGHDLLADLSDHVCTAAGSVGNCTAAGDFYGAFSPGTQARALLALARGGVTPPAAAVGRLTGMQCSDGGFSGSMLSPGEQCASDPGTTADAVVALKQLTGTGDALDKAQAYLLKQQSADGGYLPYEGAGSADTGTTSAAAQALKMLGRSDEAAGARSWVAARQTGAGGFAPDASGGTDPDLHASATALLAVTGSDLGSLTHTVPPPTTPPTTAPPTTPPTTASTTPAGGPTTPAATAPDLAKAVSYLINRGNLVDGHYYESSAGQNTGFADFGLTVDGVLALAATGGADDTLTGVTDFLQHGKDGSGRTIDAWTLIGTPYAQGGSLAKEALAAEVTGGDPRSYGGHDLIAALDSTVCAAADASAGCSAKGDYAYATSVFSQSLGVIAQLRAGGTAAAAGPVAYLESLQAPGGSWPSLIPATGDQDVDSTAMAMMALDLVPGQAAADAVAKGAAWMAGRQLADGGFHGAAGDSVNSAALAVQGLSLEGAVYAPQIAEARAFLAREQNADGGFRVASDSDQHGSDVRASAQAVGGSAGASFGTLLRDLGDQKAAAAGAAYLVKQLGGADHLASDYGPDYGLTADLALALAGTGGQDKALTKVTGYLAGHVADYADPAGTSDFPGPYSGAAGKLALLAEVMGQDPRHFGGFDLLTTLTGHVCTAATTDGACTAPGDFGQAYSTVSQALGVLALTRGGQQPPAATVDRLLQLQCADGGFSSPLIAPGADCVSDVDTTGYALQALAALPGHPDQAAAARGYLVKAQQKNGGYQGAAGVSSNSTALAVQALLATDKIRPQQARSGQDFLRSAQNGDGGFRITAAAGDSDTRSSTQAVPALAGTPLTTLIHALAPIAPTGDSGSSSGGAGGGAGGGAGADGAHGGGMLAATGTDVLAAAGAAALLVAAGGTLTAVRRRGAAHRIGRHQ; translated from the coding sequence GTGCTTCGTCTCGTCCCGCGCCGCCGTCCCGGACGGCCGCGTACCGCCGTGCTGCTCGCCGCCGCCGCGCTGACCTTCGGCAGCGTCGCCGCCGGGCTGGTGTCGGCGGCGGTGCCCGCGCACGCGGACCCGATCGGCGACTGCACGCCGACCGACGGGGCGATCGTCGCGGTGGACTTCGGGCCCTGGGACGGGCCGGTACTGCGCGGCTGCGACGCGCACCCCACCACCGGCATGGACCTGCTGCACAACGCCGGGTTCACCACCACCGGCACCGTGCACGACGGACCGGGCTTTATCTGCCGTATCGGCAACGACGGTTTCGACGGCGCGACGCAGTATCCGACGCCCGCAGACGACGACTGCGTGCTGACCCCGCCGGCGGACGCCTACTGGTCGTTCTGGACCGCGCGGGCCGGACAGGACACCTGGACCTACAGCCCGCTCGGCGCGCTCGGCGACCACCCGGCGGACGGCGAGGTCGAGGCCTGGGTCTTCGGTCCCACCGACATCGGCGGCAGTACCGGCGGCCCGGCCTTCACCCCTGCCTCCGTACGCGCCGGCGGCGCCACGCCGCCGACCACCACGCCGCCGAGCACGGCCCCGACGACCCCGCCCACGACCGGCGGCGGGACCGCCGACGTGGCCGCGGCCGCGCAGTGGCTGACCGGGCAACTCACCGACGGCGACCACGTCTTCGACGGTTCCGGCACGGACTACGCCGCCACCGCGAACACCGCGATCGCCCTGGCAGCGGCCGGCGGCCCGGACACCACGATCCGGGCGATCGACAGCTTCCTGACCGCGCACGCGGACGACTACCTGCTCCCCGACGCCACGGTGAGCGTGCCGAGCCCGGCCGCGGCGGCGAATCTCGCGCTGCTCACCGAGGTCCTCGGCGGTGACCCCACCGGCGTCGGCGGCCACGACCTGCTGGCCGATCTCAGCGACCACGTCTGCACGGCCGCCGGGAGCGTCGGCAACTGCACCGCCGCCGGCGACTTCTACGGCGCCTTCTCGCCCGGCACCCAGGCGCGGGCACTGCTCGCCCTGGCCCGCGGCGGGGTCACGCCCCCCGCCGCCGCTGTCGGCCGGCTCACCGGTATGCAGTGTTCCGACGGCGGCTTCTCCGGTTCGATGCTCTCGCCCGGCGAGCAGTGCGCCTCCGACCCCGGCACGACGGCCGACGCCGTCGTCGCCCTGAAGCAGCTGACCGGCACCGGCGACGCGCTGGACAAGGCGCAGGCGTATCTGCTCAAGCAGCAGTCCGCGGACGGCGGTTACCTCCCCTACGAGGGCGCGGGCTCCGCTGACACCGGTACCACCTCGGCCGCAGCGCAGGCCCTGAAGATGCTCGGCCGGTCCGACGAGGCCGCCGGCGCCCGCAGCTGGGTGGCCGCGCGGCAGACCGGTGCCGGCGGGTTCGCGCCCGACGCCTCGGGCGGCACCGACCCGGACCTCCACGCCTCGGCCACCGCCCTCCTCGCCGTCACCGGCAGCGACCTGGGCAGCCTCACCCACACCGTGCCGCCGCCCACCACCCCGCCGACGACGGCGCCGCCGACCACCCCGCCCACCACCGCGTCGACCACCCCGGCCGGCGGCCCCACGACACCGGCCGCCACGGCTCCCGACCTGGCCAAGGCGGTCTCGTATCTGATCAACCGGGGCAACCTGGTGGACGGCCACTACTACGAGTCCAGCGCGGGCCAGAACACCGGCTTCGCCGACTTCGGCCTGACCGTCGACGGCGTCCTCGCACTGGCGGCCACCGGCGGCGCCGACGACACCCTGACCGGCGTCACCGACTTCCTCCAGCACGGCAAGGACGGCAGCGGCCGCACGATCGACGCGTGGACGCTGATCGGCACCCCCTACGCCCAGGGCGGCTCGCTCGCCAAGGAGGCCCTGGCCGCGGAGGTCACCGGCGGCGACCCCCGCTCCTACGGCGGCCACGACCTGATCGCCGCGCTCGATAGCACCGTCTGCGCCGCGGCCGACGCCTCGGCGGGCTGCTCGGCCAAGGGCGACTACGCCTACGCCACCTCGGTCTTCTCCCAGTCCCTGGGCGTCATCGCCCAGCTGCGGGCGGGCGGGACGGCCGCGGCGGCCGGTCCGGTGGCCTATCTGGAGAGCCTCCAGGCCCCTGGCGGCTCCTGGCCCAGCCTGATCCCGGCCACCGGTGACCAGGACGTGGACAGCACCGCGATGGCGATGATGGCCCTCGACCTGGTGCCCGGCCAGGCGGCGGCCGACGCGGTCGCCAAGGGCGCCGCCTGGATGGCCGGCCGGCAACTGGCCGACGGCGGCTTCCACGGCGCGGCCGGCGACTCGGTCAACTCCGCCGCCCTCGCCGTGCAGGGCCTGAGCCTTGAGGGGGCGGTCTACGCCCCGCAGATCGCCGAGGCCCGCGCCTTCCTGGCCCGCGAGCAGAACGCGGACGGCGGCTTCCGGGTCGCGTCCGACTCCGACCAGCACGGCTCCGACGTGCGCGCCTCCGCCCAGGCGGTCGGCGGCAGCGCCGGTGCCTCCTTCGGCACGCTGCTGCGCGACCTCGGCGACCAGAAGGCCGCCGCGGCGGGAGCGGCGTATCTGGTGAAGCAGCTGGGCGGCGCTGACCACCTCGCCAGCGACTACGGCCCCGACTACGGACTGACCGCCGACCTGGCGCTCGCGCTGGCCGGCACCGGCGGGCAGGACAAGGCCCTGACGAAGGTGACCGGCTACCTGGCGGGTCACGTCGCCGACTACGCCGACCCGGCGGGCACCTCCGACTTCCCCGGCCCCTACAGCGGCGCCGCCGGCAAACTCGCCCTGCTGGCCGAGGTCATGGGCCAGGACCCGCGGCACTTCGGCGGCTTCGACCTGCTGACCACCCTCACCGGCCACGTCTGCACGGCTGCGACCACCGACGGCGCCTGCACCGCGCCCGGTGACTTCGGCCAGGCCTACTCGACCGTCTCGCAGGCGCTCGGCGTCCTGGCCCTGACCCGCGGCGGCCAGCAGCCGCCGGCCGCCACGGTCGACCGGCTGCTGCAACTCCAGTGCGCCGACGGCGGCTTCTCCTCGCCGCTGATCGCCCCCGGCGCGGACTGCGTCTCCGACGTGGACACCACCGGCTACGCCCTGCAGGCGCTCGCCGCGCTGCCCGGCCACCCGGACCAGGCCGCCGCGGCCCGCGGCTATCTGGTCAAGGCCCAGCAGAAGAACGGCGGTTACCAGGGCGCGGCCGGCGTCAGCAGCAACTCCACCGCCCTGGCCGTGCAGGCGCTGCTCGCGACGGACAAGATCCGCCCGCAACAGGCCCGCAGCGGCCAGGACTTCCTGCGGTCCGCGCAGAACGGGGACGGCGGCTTCCGTATCACCGCGGCCGCCGGGGACTCCGACACCCGCTCCTCCACCCAGGCCGTACCGGCCCTGGCGGGCACCCCGTTGACCACCCTCATCCACGCGCTGGCCCCCATCGCGCCCACCGGCGACAGCGGTTCGTCCTCCGGTGGCGCGGGCGGTGGCGCCGGCGGAGGTGCCGGCGCCGACGGTGCGCACGGCGGCGGCATGCTGGCCGCCACCGGCACCGACGTCCTGGCCGCGGCCGGCGCCGCCGCGCTGCTGGTGGCCGCGGGCGGCACGCTGACCGCGGTGCGGCGGCGCGGCGCCGCACACCGCATCGGGAGGCACCAGTGA
- a CDS encoding MarR family winged helix-turn-helix transcriptional regulator, producing the protein MDTQEGLQPMNAAEEALVRALGRVLHVLPRVVDQDMMRAGQLPLSEYSALMYLSEAPDRLMRMSELAAACDLSVSGMTRIVARLEQRGLVKRVRCETDGRGANAMLTDAGLDKLKESWPAHLASIRRHVLDHVEGEDVAALTRVLQRLATSP; encoded by the coding sequence ATGGACACTCAAGAAGGTCTGCAGCCGATGAACGCGGCAGAGGAAGCCCTGGTCAGGGCACTGGGCAGGGTGCTCCATGTACTGCCGCGCGTGGTGGATCAGGACATGATGCGCGCCGGACAGCTCCCGCTTTCGGAGTATTCGGCGCTGATGTACCTCTCCGAGGCGCCGGACCGGCTGATGCGGATGAGCGAGCTGGCCGCCGCCTGCGACCTGTCGGTCAGCGGGATGACCCGTATCGTCGCCCGGCTGGAGCAGCGCGGCCTGGTCAAGCGGGTCCGCTGCGAAACCGACGGCCGGGGCGCGAACGCCATGCTCACCGACGCCGGTCTTGACAAGCTCAAGGAGTCCTGGCCGGCGCATCTGGCGAGCATCCGCCGGCACGTGCTCGACCATGTCGAAGGCGAGGACGTGGCCGCGCTCACCCGCGTACTGCAGCGCCTGGCGACCAGTCCCTGA
- a CDS encoding ATP-binding protein, translating into MHLGEVYTGEPGDIAAARHLASELFRRSTRAGITVAAQALAEVQLVVSEMVTNAVKFTAGPCRLDLRVADGVVEITVSDTSEQMVAALAPDPARVGRHGMEIVTALCGGFEVTVTPEGKRISAQLALRPAA; encoded by the coding sequence GTGCATCTGGGCGAGGTCTACACCGGTGAGCCGGGGGACATCGCCGCCGCCAGACACCTCGCGTCGGAACTGTTCAGACGCTCGACCAGAGCGGGGATCACGGTGGCCGCGCAGGCCCTCGCGGAGGTCCAGCTGGTGGTCAGCGAGATGGTGACCAACGCGGTGAAGTTCACCGCGGGACCGTGCCGCCTGGACCTGCGGGTGGCCGACGGCGTGGTGGAGATCACCGTGTCGGACACCTCGGAGCAGATGGTGGCGGCGCTGGCCCCCGATCCGGCCCGGGTCGGCCGGCACGGCATGGAGATCGTCACGGCACTCTGCGGCGGGTTCGAAGTGACGGTGACACCCGAGGGGAAGCGGATCAGCGCGCAGCTGGCCCTGCGGCCTGCCGCCTGA
- a CDS encoding zinc-dependent alcohol dehydrogenase — protein MRATVWHGKRDVRVENVPDPSIQEDTDALIRVTSSGLCGSDLHLYEVLAPLMTPGDILGHEPIGIVEETGSAVPNLAPGDRVVVPFQIACGTCWMCRRGLPTQCETTQVTKHGTGAALFGYTKFYGSVPGAQAEYLRVPQAQYGPIKVPQGPPDDRFVLLSDVLPTAWQAVQYADVPAGGTLVVLGLGPIGAMACRVARHLGVELVVGVDLVPERLERARLDGTVAVDLSAYDSSDDLAEAIRELTGGRGADSVIDAVGTEAHGSPVTKLAQAAVDLLPRSWAEKVNETAGIDRLGAFDLAVSLVRRGGTISVSGLYGGAADPLPMMRMFDKQIQLRMGQANVRRWSDDILPLLIDDDPLGVDTFATHHLPLGQAPDAYAMFQKKEDGAIKVIFQP, from the coding sequence ATGCGTGCGACCGTCTGGCACGGCAAGCGGGACGTCCGTGTGGAGAACGTCCCCGACCCCTCGATCCAGGAGGACACCGACGCGCTCATCCGCGTCACCTCCTCCGGCCTGTGCGGATCCGACCTGCACCTCTACGAGGTGCTCGCACCGTTGATGACCCCCGGCGACATCCTCGGCCACGAACCGATCGGCATCGTGGAGGAGACCGGCTCCGCGGTGCCGAACCTCGCGCCGGGCGACCGGGTCGTGGTGCCCTTCCAGATTGCCTGCGGGACCTGCTGGATGTGCCGGCGGGGCCTGCCCACCCAGTGCGAGACCACCCAGGTCACCAAGCACGGCACGGGTGCCGCGCTGTTCGGCTACACCAAGTTCTACGGCTCGGTGCCCGGCGCGCAGGCGGAGTACCTGCGGGTGCCGCAGGCGCAGTACGGCCCGATCAAGGTGCCGCAGGGCCCGCCGGACGACCGCTTCGTGCTGCTGTCCGACGTGCTGCCCACCGCCTGGCAGGCCGTGCAGTACGCGGACGTGCCGGCCGGCGGCACCCTGGTGGTGCTCGGGCTGGGGCCGATCGGCGCGATGGCCTGCCGGGTCGCCCGCCACCTCGGGGTGGAACTGGTCGTCGGCGTCGACCTCGTCCCCGAGCGGCTGGAGCGGGCAAGGCTCGACGGCACCGTGGCGGTGGATCTGAGTGCCTACGACTCCTCCGACGACCTGGCCGAGGCGATCAGGGAACTCACCGGCGGCCGGGGTGCCGACAGCGTCATCGACGCGGTCGGCACCGAGGCCCACGGCAGCCCCGTCACCAAGCTCGCCCAGGCCGCCGTCGACCTGCTGCCGCGCTCGTGGGCGGAGAAGGTCAATGAGACCGCGGGCATCGACCGGCTCGGCGCCTTCGATCTTGCCGTCTCCCTGGTCCGCCGCGGCGGGACGATCTCGGTCAGCGGGCTGTACGGCGGGGCCGCCGACCCGCTGCCGATGATGCGGATGTTCGACAAGCAGATCCAGCTGCGGATGGGCCAGGCCAACGTGCGGCGCTGGAGCGACGACATCCTGCCGCTGCTCATCGACGACGACCCGCTGGGCGTGGACACCTTCGCCACCCACCATCTGCCGCTGGGCCAGGCCCCCGACGCGTACGCGATGTTCCAGAAGAAGGAGGACGGTGCCATCAAGGTGATCTTCCAGCCCTGA
- a CDS encoding STAS domain-containing protein has translation MSERVPVLRIGQVLLVSIQTDLDDEAVMNLQDDLAAQVVETGAHGVVIDITAVEIVDSFVGRMLATIASISRMLDAETVVAGMRPAVAITLVELGLSLGGVKTALTLEKGLGMLERSRSRALADRAEDLPAEGGDSAQTDPAVR, from the coding sequence ATGAGCGAACGGGTACCCGTCCTGCGGATCGGACAGGTCCTGCTGGTCTCCATCCAGACCGACCTGGACGACGAGGCGGTGATGAACCTGCAGGACGACCTCGCGGCCCAGGTGGTGGAGACCGGGGCGCACGGGGTGGTCATCGACATCACCGCCGTCGAGATCGTGGACTCCTTCGTCGGCCGCATGCTGGCGACCATCGCCTCGATCTCCCGCATGCTCGACGCGGAGACGGTGGTGGCGGGCATGCGCCCCGCGGTCGCCATCACGCTGGTGGAGCTGGGCCTCTCGCTCGGCGGCGTGAAGACGGCGCTCACCTTGGAGAAGGGCCTCGGCATGCTGGAACGCAGCCGTTCACGTGCCCTGGCCGACCGGGCGGAGGACCTTCCCGCCGAGGGCGGGGACTCCGCACAGACCGACCCGGCTGTACGGTGA